The following are encoded in a window of Deltaproteobacteria bacterium genomic DNA:
- a CDS encoding Hsp70 family protein: protein MADKSTLAVGIDLGTTNCALAALDRETGAPAHEGAAWPIPQVVHANETAPRPLLPSFLYLPGEHELPEGALDLPWAKKRTFTAGEFAREQGAKVPARVITSAKSWLCHPGVDRRAEILPFGAPPEVPKLSPLAASARYLSHLREAWEAEHKKQKLEEQDVVITVPASFDAVARDLTVEAAALAGLPKITLLEEPQAALYAWLEGRGDSWRKDLKVGDVLLVCDVGGGTSDFSLIAVLEEQGNLVLHRVAVGDHLLLGGDNMDLALAHAVKTKLEAQGKQLDTWQFHGLQHGARAAKEALFADAKLDKAPIAVAGRGTKLVGGTIRTELTRDELLQLLVDGFFPRVEANAKPAVARRVGLTQLGLPYAQDPAVTRHLASFLSRQVGALSQVPAAPAQPTNATFLHPTAILFNGGVFKAQALQDRIVDVVNGWLKAEGAPAMRVLQGANLDLAVARGAAAYARVRAGQGIRIRGGIARSYYVGVESAMPAVPGIAPPIKAVCVAPFGMEEGTDVELGTQEFGLVVGEPVEFRFFASARRSDDQVGTTLERWSDDELEEVAPIAATLPADGAPAGEVIPVHLHAAVTATGTLALSATPSRKPGSDQRWKLEFNVRLRGAE, encoded by the coding sequence ATGGCAGACAAATCCACGCTCGCGGTCGGCATCGACCTCGGGACCACGAACTGCGCGCTCGCAGCGCTCGACCGCGAAACCGGCGCGCCGGCGCACGAGGGCGCGGCCTGGCCCATCCCGCAGGTGGTGCACGCCAACGAGACCGCGCCGCGGCCGCTGCTGCCCTCGTTCCTCTACCTGCCCGGCGAGCACGAGCTCCCCGAGGGCGCGCTCGATCTGCCGTGGGCCAAGAAGCGGACCTTCACTGCGGGTGAATTCGCCCGCGAGCAGGGCGCCAAGGTTCCCGCGCGCGTGATCACCAGCGCCAAGAGCTGGCTGTGCCATCCGGGCGTCGATCGGCGCGCGGAGATCCTGCCGTTCGGCGCACCGCCCGAGGTGCCGAAGCTCTCGCCGTTGGCCGCGAGCGCGCGCTACCTCTCGCACCTGCGCGAGGCCTGGGAGGCCGAGCACAAGAAGCAGAAGCTCGAGGAGCAAGACGTCGTCATCACCGTGCCCGCGAGCTTCGACGCCGTCGCGCGCGACTTGACCGTGGAGGCCGCGGCGCTCGCGGGCCTGCCCAAGATCACCCTGCTCGAGGAGCCGCAGGCCGCGCTCTACGCCTGGCTCGAGGGCCGCGGCGATTCGTGGCGCAAGGATCTGAAAGTCGGCGACGTGCTCCTGGTCTGCGACGTCGGCGGCGGCACCAGCGACTTCTCGCTCATCGCCGTGCTCGAGGAGCAGGGAAACCTCGTGCTGCACCGCGTGGCGGTGGGCGATCACCTGCTGCTCGGCGGCGACAACATGGACCTCGCGCTCGCGCACGCGGTGAAGACCAAGCTCGAGGCCCAGGGCAAGCAGCTCGACACCTGGCAGTTCCACGGACTCCAACACGGCGCGCGCGCCGCGAAGGAAGCGCTCTTCGCAGATGCCAAGCTCGACAAGGCGCCCATCGCCGTCGCCGGCCGCGGCACGAAGCTGGTGGGCGGAACGATTCGCACCGAGCTCACGCGCGACGAGCTCTTGCAGCTGCTCGTCGATGGCTTCTTCCCGCGCGTGGAAGCGAACGCGAAGCCGGCCGTCGCGCGGCGCGTGGGCCTGACGCAGCTCGGCCTGCCCTACGCACAGGATCCCGCCGTCACCCGGCACCTGGCGAGCTTCCTCTCGCGGCAGGTGGGCGCGCTCTCGCAGGTTCCGGCCGCGCCCGCGCAGCCCACGAACGCCACGTTCCTGCACCCCACGGCGATCCTCTTCAACGGCGGCGTCTTCAAGGCGCAGGCGCTGCAGGATCGCATCGTCGACGTCGTGAATGGCTGGCTGAAGGCGGAAGGTGCGCCGGCGATGCGCGTGCTTCAGGGCGCGAACCTGGACCTCGCGGTCGCGCGGGGCGCAGCGGCCTACGCGCGCGTGCGCGCCGGCCAGGGCATCCGCATCCGCGGCGGCATCGCGCGCAGCTACTACGTGGGCGTGGAGAGCGCGATGCCCGCGGTCCCCGGGATCGCGCCGCCCATCAAGGCCGTGTGCGTGGCGCCGTTCGGCATGGAGGAAGGCACCGACGTGGAGCTGGGCACGCAGGAGTTCGGCCTGGTCGTCGGCGAGCCGGTGGAGTTCCGCTTCTTCGCCAGCGCGCGTCGCTCGGACGACCAGGTGGGCACCACGCTCGAGCGCTGGTCGGATGATGAGCTCGAAGAGGTCGCGCCCATCGCCGCCACGCTCCCGGCCGACGGCGCTCCCGCGGGCGAGGTCATTCCCGTGCACCTGCACGCGGCCGTGACTGCGACGGGCACGCTCGCGCTCTCCGCCACGCCCTCGCGCAAGCCCGGCTCCGATCAGCGCTGGAAGCTCGAGTTCAACGTGCGCCTCCGCGGCGCCGAGTAA
- a CDS encoding DUF2760 domain-containing protein: protein MPPMSGLNRFFLAFVAFFKVWFDRSFAEGVWALRHGSSPSLPSAPAPEAAQPARVQTVETKPSEPAKPAREPGAEAVALLAILQRDGRLVDFLQEDLAGASDADLAAVVRSTVYEGCRKSIAAHLALAPVLDKPEGAMITVEAGFDPAAIRLTGNVVGNPPFRGTLKHRGWKATKVTVPEPAGDGRVVAPAEVELP from the coding sequence ATGCCGCCGATGAGCGGGCTGAACCGGTTCTTCCTGGCCTTCGTGGCGTTCTTCAAGGTGTGGTTCGACCGCTCCTTCGCCGAAGGCGTCTGGGCGCTGCGCCACGGCTCTTCGCCGTCGCTGCCGAGCGCGCCCGCGCCCGAGGCCGCGCAGCCCGCGCGGGTGCAGACCGTGGAGACGAAGCCGTCCGAGCCCGCCAAGCCCGCGCGTGAGCCCGGCGCCGAAGCGGTGGCGCTGCTCGCGATCCTCCAGCGCGACGGCCGGCTCGTGGACTTCCTGCAAGAGGACCTCGCCGGCGCCAGCGACGCAGATCTGGCTGCCGTGGTGCGCTCGACGGTCTACGAAGGTTGCCGCAAGAGCATCGCCGCGCACCTCGCGCTCGCGCCCGTGCTCGACAAGCCCGAGGGCGCGATGATCACCGTGGAGGCCGGCTTCGATCCTGCGGCGATCCGGCTGACGGGCAACGTCGTCGGCAACCCGCCCTTCCGCGGCACGCTCAAGCACCGCGGCTGGAAGGCGACCAAGGTCACGGTGCCCGAGCCGGCAGGCGACGGCCGCGTCGTCGCGCCGGCCGAGGTCGAGCTGCCGTAG